A single uncultured Methanobrevibacter sp. DNA region contains:
- the mmp11 gene encoding methanogenesis marker protein 11 produces MEILKPNELREKFQDPWIAPYEKVLTMVDGDKVEIVEYHPCISGSHWLLNQYRNNSELIDSAYRDGNKHVYLCHTGCAPLDLKASFNAAGIDEIVVDGDEVKVTHAGLAGAGVGAGMCRGMGEGVKYVELIEVGGGSKAGKATVVTPKLEKVVIGVDDTDTKDAGATWTMAHNLGVELAGEGFEYLDHIIVQLYPHNPHKTQNCVSIALTFAVEESKKQVLIDRVIEILKRDTLSDKTAIAILEGLDIPEKLREYSIATKSGMIDVETAESVAEELNIPLIAVTGEQGKVGALAALGLYNDVEEAVKAYDKK; encoded by the coding sequence ATGGAAATCTTAAAACCAAATGAATTAAGAGAAAAATTTCAGGATCCATGGATTGCACCATATGAAAAAGTTTTGACCATGGTCGATGGCGATAAGGTTGAAATTGTAGAATATCATCCATGCATTTCAGGGTCTCATTGGTTATTGAATCAATACAGAAACAACTCAGAATTAATAGATTCAGCATACCGTGACGGAAACAAGCATGTTTACTTATGTCACACAGGCTGTGCTCCGCTTGACCTTAAAGCAAGTTTCAATGCTGCTGGAATTGATGAAATCGTTGTCGACGGCGATGAAGTTAAGGTAACTCACGCAGGTCTTGCAGGCGCAGGTGTTGGAGCCGGAATGTGCAGAGGTATGGGTGAAGGAGTTAAATACGTTGAGCTTATAGAAGTTGGTGGCGGTTCAAAAGCAGGAAAAGCTACTGTAGTCACTCCTAAACTTGAAAAAGTGGTCATTGGTGTTGATGATACTGATACAAAAGACGCCGGTGCTACATGGACTATGGCTCATAATTTAGGTGTTGAACTTGCAGGTGAAGGATTTGAATATCTTGACCATATTATAGTTCAATTGTATCCTCATAATCCTCATAAAACTCAAAACTGTGTTTCCATTGCATTGACTTTTGCAGTTGAAGAGTCTAAAAAACAAGTTCTGATTGACAGAGTCATTGAAATTCTTAAAAGGGATACCTTATCTGATAAAACAGCAATAGCTATTTTGGAAGGTCTGGACATTCCTGAAAAATTAAGGGAATATTCAATTGCTACAAAATCAGGAATGATAGATGTTGAAACTGCAGAAAGTGTTGCTGAAGAATTAAATATTCCTTTGATTGCCGTTACCGGTGAGCAAGGAAAAGTAGGAGCTCTTGCAGCTTTAGGTCTTTATAATGATGTTGAAGAAGCTGTAAAAGCTTATGATAAAAAATAA
- the ribH gene encoding 6,7-dimethyl-8-ribityllumazine synthase: MARYEIAAVVAEFNYDITQMMLELAKAEAKNRGCEITKVVAVPGVFDMPLVIKKLLQKDEYDAIITLGAVIEGATDHDQIVAQHASRKIADLALEYDTPVALGITGPGMTRMDAHRRVKNAKSAVEAAIKMCDRLKEI, from the coding sequence ATGGCAAGATATGAAATTGCAGCAGTAGTTGCAGAATTTAATTATGACATAACCCAAATGATGTTGGAATTGGCTAAAGCAGAAGCTAAAAACAGAGGATGTGAAATTACCAAAGTGGTAGCTGTACCAGGAGTATTTGACATGCCTCTTGTAATTAAAAAATTATTGCAGAAAGATGAATACGATGCAATAATCACTTTAGGTGCAGTTATTGAAGGTGCAACAGACCACGATCAAATTGTAGCACAGCACGCTTCCCGTAAAATCGCTGATTTAGCACTTGAATATGATACTCCAGTAGCACTCGGTATTACCGGTCCTGGAATGACCAGAATGGATGCTCACAGACGTGTCAAAAACGCAAAAAGTGCAGTTGAAGCAGCTATTAAAATGTGCGACAGATTAAAAGAAATTTAG
- the hacA gene encoding homoaconitase large subunit, whose translation MPTMSEKILARASCKDNVEAGDIVIADIDVAMTHDLTGPLSVESFEKIGAEKVWDSSKIVIPFDHQVPADSIDSANNHIVMREFVKNQGIEHFYDVNAGVCHQILPELGHVVPGEVIVGADSHTCTHGALGAFSTGIGSTDMAMVFAEGNLWFKVPETNRFEITGKLKDNVYAKDVILHIIGQMGADGSTYKACEFAGETVSDMSISDRMVLCNMAIEMGGKTGLVEPDKKTIEYVEKRSNKPYKVFKTDLNSSSLNIIDVDVSDLEPQVACPHNVDNVKPVSEVDQEIDQVFLGSCTNGRLSDLRDAAKILKGKKVAKDTRMLVIPASREVYTNALDEGLIKIFVEAGALVSAPCCGPCLGGHTGIIGPGEVSLSTSNRNFKGRQGSPDGKVFLSSAAVAAASAIEGKIVAPE comes from the coding sequence ATGCCAACAATGTCTGAAAAAATATTAGCTAGAGCATCCTGTAAGGATAATGTTGAAGCTGGTGATATAGTTATAGCTGATATTGATGTAGCAATGACTCATGATCTAACCGGACCTCTTTCAGTAGAATCTTTTGAAAAAATAGGAGCTGAAAAAGTCTGGGATTCATCAAAAATTGTCATTCCGTTTGACCATCAAGTTCCAGCAGACTCAATTGATTCAGCAAACAATCATATTGTCATGAGAGAGTTCGTTAAAAATCAGGGCATTGAACATTTTTATGATGTCAATGCAGGTGTATGTCATCAGATTCTTCCTGAATTGGGTCATGTTGTGCCTGGTGAGGTAATTGTAGGTGCAGATTCTCATACATGTACTCATGGAGCTTTAGGTGCATTTTCCACCGGTATAGGTTCAACTGACATGGCAATGGTATTTGCTGAAGGAAACTTATGGTTTAAAGTGCCTGAAACAAACAGATTTGAGATAACAGGCAAGTTAAAGGATAATGTTTATGCAAAAGATGTCATTTTACATATCATTGGCCAGATGGGTGCTGACGGTTCAACATATAAGGCCTGTGAATTTGCAGGTGAAACAGTCTCTGATATGAGCATTTCAGACAGGATGGTTTTATGTAATATGGCTATTGAAATGGGAGGAAAAACCGGTTTGGTGGAACCTGATAAAAAAACTATTGAATATGTTGAAAAACGTTCCAACAAGCCATATAAAGTATTCAAGACAGATTTGAATTCCTCTTCTCTTAATATAATTGACGTTGATGTAAGTGATTTGGAACCTCAGGTGGCTTGCCCTCATAATGTTGATAATGTAAAGCCTGTAAGTGAAGTCGACCAGGAAATAGATCAGGTATTTTTAGGATCCTGTACAAACGGCAGATTATCTGACCTCAGGGATGCTGCAAAAATATTGAAAGGCAAAAAAGTAGCTAAAGATACCAGAATGCTGGTGATTCCTGCATCACGGGAAGTTTATACAAATGCTCTTGATGAAGGACTGATAAAGATATTTGTCGAAGCAGGAGCCCTTGTTTCTGCTCCTTGTTGCGGTCCGTGTCTTGGAGGCCACACTGGTATAATAGGTCCTGGAGAAGTAAGTCTTTCCACTTCAAACAGGAATTTTAAAGGCAGACAGGGTTCTCCTGACGGTAAAGTATTCTTATCTTCAGCGGCTGTTGCTGCAGCTTCAGCTATTGAAGGAAAAATTGTTGCACCGGAGTGA
- a CDS encoding 3-isopropylmalate dehydratase small subunit — protein MKGTAWKFGNDIDTDIIVPGRYLIYTDEERLAQHCMEGLDAEFDKKCKKGDFIVAGRNFGCGSSREHAPIALKGVGVAAVIAESFARIFYRNATNVGVPLLEAPGISELVEDQEEIEVDMDKGLITNKNGESITFKKLPPFMLEILEQGGLIEYLKNKR, from the coding sequence GTGAAAGGAACAGCATGGAAATTTGGAAATGATATAGACACAGATATAATCGTTCCTGGACGATATTTGATTTACACTGATGAAGAAAGATTAGCCCAGCATTGTATGGAAGGATTGGATGCTGAATTTGATAAAAAATGCAAAAAAGGGGATTTCATTGTAGCCGGAAGGAATTTCGGTTGCGGATCTTCACGTGAACATGCTCCAATTGCACTTAAAGGTGTTGGAGTAGCGGCTGTCATTGCCGAGTCCTTTGCAAGAATATTTTACAGAAACGCTACAAATGTTGGAGTTCCGCTTCTTGAAGCTCCGGGAATAAGTGAACTGGTTGAAGACCAGGAAGAAATAGAAGTGGACATGGATAAAGGCTTGATAACTAATAAAAATGGAGAATCAATTACATTTAAAAAGTTACCTCCGTTCATGTTAGAGATTTTAGAGCAAGGTGGTTTGATTGAGTACCTCAAAAACAAAAGATAA
- a CDS encoding Tex family protein, translating to MITQTLEKELNLSDWQVKRVIKLIDDGNTIPFIARYRKDVTGSLNDETLRKFDERLRYLRNLEDKKEKVIKRIDELGKLEDDLKKQISDASTLVELEDIYRPYKSKKQTRATKAREKGLEPLAQVILAQDVKQSIKKIAKDYVNPKKDVNTPEEAIQGAQDIIAEIISDNSDFRRKIRKNTYFTGQITSKVKDKEISNEYDVYHNYSENIKKIPPHRILAINRAENEGVIRVKLECDVSDVLSYLERHTLKNISKIPEKIEYNPYTTPVIREAIEDSYKRLISPAIEREIRNYLTEKAEEKSIEVFAQNLNQVLMESPLVGKTILGWDPAFRTGCKLAIIDETGKVLDTALIYPTEPQKKVKESIETVRDLIDKYDINVIAIGNGTASRESEEIVAKIIRGTNVEYIIVNEAGASVYSASKLADEEFPDFSEGERSAVSIARRLQDPLAELVKIDPKSIGVGQYQHDMNQKQLSESLDGVVEKVVNEVGVDLNTASYSLLNHVSGIGKSTAKNIIEYRDENGSFTNRKELLNVKKLGKKTFEQCAGFVKIDNPDYPLDNTTIHPESYSATEKLLDKLNYTVNDIGSDSLKLDNLDLKAISEELDIGQETLKDIISELKKPGRDPREDMPKPILRKNVLSIEDLEIGMIMQGTVRNIVDFGAFVDIGVHQDGLVHISQLVENQYVKHPLDIVSVGEIVDVKVLDVDLSRNRINLSMIL from the coding sequence ATGATAACTCAAACATTGGAAAAAGAATTGAATTTGTCTGATTGGCAAGTAAAAAGAGTAATCAAATTGATAGATGATGGAAATACCATCCCATTTATAGCAAGATACAGAAAAGATGTAACAGGTTCTCTGAATGATGAAACATTAAGGAAATTCGATGAACGTTTAAGATATCTCAGGAATCTTGAGGATAAAAAGGAAAAGGTTATCAAAAGGATTGATGAGCTTGGAAAATTGGAGGATGATTTAAAAAAGCAGATTTCAGATGCATCTACTCTGGTTGAACTTGAAGACATTTACAGGCCATACAAGTCCAAAAAGCAAACAAGAGCAACCAAAGCCCGTGAAAAAGGATTGGAACCATTGGCTCAGGTCATACTTGCTCAGGATGTTAAACAATCAATTAAAAAAATCGCTAAAGATTATGTTAATCCCAAAAAAGATGTAAACACTCCAGAAGAAGCAATTCAGGGTGCTCAGGATATTATCGCTGAGATAATTTCTGACAATTCTGACTTCCGTAGAAAAATCAGGAAAAATACTTACTTTACAGGCCAGATTACCTCAAAAGTTAAGGACAAGGAAATTTCAAATGAATATGACGTTTATCATAACTACTCTGAAAATATCAAAAAAATTCCTCCACACAGGATTCTGGCTATAAACAGGGCTGAAAATGAAGGTGTAATCAGGGTAAAGCTGGAATGTGACGTCAGTGATGTTTTAAGTTATCTTGAAAGGCATACCTTAAAAAATATCTCCAAAATTCCTGAAAAGATAGAATACAATCCCTACACTACTCCTGTTATCAGAGAGGCTATTGAAGATTCATATAAAAGGCTGATTTCTCCGGCTATCGAAAGGGAAATCAGAAACTATCTCACAGAAAAGGCAGAGGAAAAGTCAATTGAAGTATTTGCACAGAATTTGAATCAGGTATTGATGGAATCTCCTCTTGTCGGCAAAACTATTTTAGGCTGGGACCCTGCATTCAGAACAGGATGCAAACTGGCAATCATCGACGAAACAGGTAAAGTCCTAGATACTGCATTGATTTATCCTACAGAACCTCAAAAAAAGGTTAAGGAATCTATTGAAACTGTCCGTGATTTGATTGATAAGTATGACATCAACGTTATAGCTATCGGAAACGGAACTGCATCAAGGGAATCCGAAGAGATTGTAGCCAAAATAATCAGGGGAACAAATGTAGAATACATAATTGTTAATGAAGCGGGAGCGTCAGTATATTCAGCATCAAAATTGGCGGATGAGGAATTTCCGGATTTTTCAGAAGGTGAAAGGAGTGCGGTTTCAATTGCAAGAAGGCTTCAGGATCCTCTTGCTGAACTTGTAAAGATTGACCCTAAATCGATTGGTGTCGGACAGTATCAGCATGACATGAACCAGAAACAGCTTTCAGAGTCTTTGGACGGTGTTGTAGAGAAGGTTGTAAATGAAGTTGGCGTTGATTTGAACACTGCTTCTTACAGTCTTTTAAATCACGTATCTGGTATTGGAAAATCAACTGCAAAAAATATTATAGAGTATAGGGATGAAAACGGAAGTTTCACCAATAGAAAAGAACTTCTGAACGTTAAAAAGTTGGGTAAAAAAACATTTGAGCAGTGTGCAGGATTTGTTAAAATTGATAATCCTGACTATCCTCTGGACAACACTACAATTCATCCGGAATCCTATAGCGCTACTGAAAAGCTTCTGGATAAGCTTAACTATACAGTCAATGATATAGGTTCTGACAGTCTTAAACTTGATAATCTGGATTTAAAGGCCATTTCTGAAGAGCTTGATATAGGTCAGGAAACATTGAAGGATATTATCTCAGAGCTTAAAAAGCCAGGCCGTGATCCTCGTGAGGACATGCCAAAACCTATACTTAGAAAAAATGTCCTGTCAATTGAAGATTTGGAAATTGGCATGATAATGCAGGGAACAGTCAGAAACATTGTTGATTTTGGAGCTTTTGTAGATATTGGAGTTCATCAGGACGGACTGGTACATATTTCACAGTTGGTTGAAAATCAATATGTGAAACATCCTTTGGACATTGTCAGTGTTGGGGAGATTGTGGATGTTAAAGTTCTCGATGTTGATTTGTCCAGAAATAGGATAAATCTGTCAATGATTTTGTGA
- the purE gene encoding 5-(carboxyamino)imidazole ribonucleotide mutase, protein MTPKIMIILGSGSDIAIAEKAMDILDKLEIPYSLKIASAHRTPNLVREIVTQGTDAGIEVFIGIAGLAAHLPGVIAAYTPRPVIGVPVDVKTSGRDALESVIQMPYPSPISTVGIDRGDNAAILAAQYIGIHDDEVRQKIIELRKDYAKKVYDSNESIVQQIDRPFIENEFLRIKNLEINDVKVDESSLKNCKNFDAEVSIIVGRQTDLPVAKKAGAILERLKISHDIKVICPIRSNKKFTNYVKAMKNAKIFIGISSNSSQVTGGLVGLTDRPVIGVPCTNEHGNDYMLTTVSMPPGVPVATVGINNGKNAAVIAGEIFAIDNPNITGLLDKLKDKKINL, encoded by the coding sequence TTGACACCAAAAATAATGATTATTCTTGGAAGCGGTTCGGATATTGCTATTGCTGAGAAAGCTATGGACATATTGGATAAACTTGAAATACCTTACAGTTTGAAGATAGCTTCAGCTCATAGGACTCCGAATCTTGTTCGTGAAATTGTAACTCAAGGAACTGATGCTGGAATTGAAGTATTTATTGGAATTGCAGGTTTAGCGGCACATTTGCCGGGAGTTATTGCTGCATATACTCCAAGGCCAGTTATTGGAGTTCCAGTTGATGTTAAAACTAGTGGTAGGGATGCACTTGAGTCAGTTATTCAAATGCCTTATCCTTCCCCTATTTCAACAGTCGGTATAGACAGAGGAGATAATGCCGCAATATTGGCTGCCCAATACATTGGAATTCATGATGATGAAGTGCGCCAAAAGATAATTGAACTTAGAAAGGACTATGCTAAAAAGGTATATGACAGCAATGAAAGCATTGTCCAGCAGATTGACAGACCATTTATCGAAAATGAATTTTTAAGAATTAAAAACCTTGAAATCAATGATGTTAAAGTCGATGAAAGTTCTTTAAAGAACTGTAAAAATTTTGATGCGGAAGTATCAATCATTGTGGGAAGGCAGACTGATTTGCCTGTTGCTAAAAAGGCAGGGGCAATTCTAGAGAGGTTAAAGATTTCACATGATATAAAAGTTATCTGTCCAATCAGATCAAATAAAAAATTCACAAATTATGTAAAGGCAATGAAAAATGCTAAAATTTTCATTGGAATCAGCTCCAACTCATCACAAGTTACAGGAGGACTTGTAGGACTCACTGACAGACCTGTAATTGGAGTTCCATGTACTAATGAACACGGAAATGATTACATGCTTACTACTGTCAGCATGCCTCCAGGCGTGCCGGTTGCAACAGTAGGAATTAACAATGGTAAAAATGCCGCAGTTATAGCAGGTGAGATATTTGCTATTGACAATCCAAACATTACAGGACTTTTAGACAAATTGAAAGATAAGAAAATAAATTTATAA
- a CDS encoding DUF2264 domain-containing protein, with the protein MYNVFQNNIMSSFLNKLRKKEEPIIEEEGPVWDDRIFWVSTLQKITFPVLSNLAKGSLRKNMPYESPSLEGQKFSYLEAFARVFNGIAPWLELGPDSSEEGIVREKYIQVTKKAISNAVNPNNNDYIFIVEPKQSLVDVALFAQGLLRAKNQIWLNLQMDDQARIIRELKNTRIIAPYENHWLLFTSMIEAALLEFTGECDKERLSYGVRKFRDELYIGDGIYSDGEEFASGYFNSMVIHPMLNDILKVMRKYGINDGEFLDVQLMRSSRLSSQLERTISPEGTYPLIGSCMGYRCGVFHLLSQAALLKILPRNINPAQVRSALTEVLKKQFAENQNFSSSGWLLLGLNGSQTDIAENDINTGSLYFCCTIFAALGLDASDAFWTAPFAEWTSMQAWNGHPLQKDQSIDF; encoded by the coding sequence ATATATAATGTATTCCAAAATAATATTATGAGCTCATTTTTGAATAAACTAAGAAAAAAGGAAGAACCTATTATTGAAGAGGAAGGCCCTGTTTGGGATGATAGGATTTTCTGGGTTTCAACATTACAAAAGATAACTTTTCCAGTCTTAAGTAACCTGGCAAAAGGTTCATTAAGGAAAAATATGCCTTATGAATCTCCTAGCCTTGAAGGACAGAAATTCTCATATCTTGAGGCTTTTGCACGGGTATTCAATGGAATTGCTCCATGGTTGGAGTTAGGACCAGATAGCTCAGAAGAAGGAATTGTCCGTGAAAAATATATTCAGGTGACAAAAAAGGCTATCTCAAATGCAGTTAACCCTAACAATAACGATTACATTTTTATTGTTGAACCTAAACAGTCTTTAGTTGATGTTGCTTTATTTGCTCAAGGATTACTCAGAGCTAAAAATCAAATTTGGCTCAATTTACAAATGGATGATCAGGCAAGAATTATCCGTGAACTTAAAAATACAAGAATAATTGCTCCATATGAAAATCATTGGCTGTTGTTTACTTCAATGATTGAAGCTGCTCTTTTGGAATTTACCGGAGAATGTGATAAAGAACGTTTAAGCTACGGTGTTCGTAAATTCAGAGACGAATTATATATAGGAGACGGAATATACTCTGACGGTGAAGAGTTTGCATCAGGATACTTCAACAGTATGGTAATACATCCTATGCTTAATGATATTTTAAAAGTAATGAGGAAATACGGAATAAACGACGGTGAGTTCTTGGACGTACAGCTGATGAGGTCATCAAGATTATCATCACAATTGGAAAGAACCATCTCACCTGAAGGAACTTATCCTCTTATAGGAAGCTGCATGGGTTACCGTTGTGGAGTTTTCCATTTACTTTCACAGGCTGCACTATTGAAAATACTGCCGAGAAATATTAATCCGGCACAGGTAAGGTCTGCACTGACAGAAGTCCTCAAAAAGCAGTTTGCTGAAAATCAGAACTTTTCAAGCAGCGGATGGTTGCTTCTTGGATTGAACGGTTCACAGACCGACATTGCAGAAAACGATATCAACACAGGAAGTCTTTATTTCTGCTGTACAATATTTGCAGCATTAGGCCTTGATGCCAGTGATGCATTCTGGACAGCTCCATTTGCCGAATGGACAAGCATGCAGGCATGGAACGGACATCCTCTACAAAAAGATCAATCAATTGATTTTTAA
- a CDS encoding isocitrate/isopropylmalate family dehydrogenase produces MSTSKTKDKYQIAVVPGDGIGKEVMEATLFVLDSLGIDFDYAYGEAGDECLEKTGTALPGETLDIIRNADACLFGAAGETAADVIVKIRQEMKMFANLRPVKAYPNTDALSDDIDFMIVRENTEGMYIADEEEYTDEGAVARRIITRKAEQRIIDYAFNYALKNNKTKVTAVHKANVLKKSDGLFKEIFYEVAKNYPDIETEDFYVDATAMYLITQPETFEVIVTTNLFGDILSDEGAGLVGGLGLIPSANIGEDAALFEPVHGSAPDIAGQGIANPIAMMLSAVMMLRYIGENDAADRFDAAILKVLNDANILTGDLGGNASTMEVAEAVKNNL; encoded by the coding sequence TTGAGTACCTCAAAAACAAAAGATAAATATCAGATAGCTGTAGTTCCAGGTGATGGAATAGGAAAAGAAGTAATGGAAGCTACACTTTTTGTTTTGGATAGTTTAGGTATAGATTTTGATTATGCTTATGGTGAAGCCGGTGACGAATGCCTTGAAAAAACAGGCACAGCACTGCCTGGTGAAACCTTAGATATTATACGCAATGCCGATGCATGCTTATTCGGAGCGGCAGGCGAAACTGCAGCTGACGTTATTGTTAAGATACGTCAGGAAATGAAAATGTTTGCAAACTTAAGGCCTGTTAAGGCATATCCGAATACAGATGCCCTGTCAGATGATATTGACTTTATGATTGTGCGTGAAAATACAGAAGGAATGTATATAGCCGATGAAGAGGAATATACTGATGAAGGCGCAGTGGCAAGGCGTATCATTACAAGAAAAGCTGAACAACGTATTATTGATTATGCATTTAACTATGCACTTAAAAACAATAAGACTAAAGTTACAGCTGTTCATAAAGCTAATGTATTAAAGAAAAGTGACGGTCTGTTCAAGGAGATATTTTACGAAGTTGCCAAGAATTATCCCGATATCGAAACCGAGGATTTCTATGTTGATGCAACCGCAATGTATCTTATAACTCAGCCGGAAACCTTTGAAGTAATAGTTACTACAAACCTTTTCGGAGACATATTGTCCGATGAGGGAGCAGGTCTTGTTGGAGGATTAGGTCTGATTCCTTCTGCAAATATCGGTGAGGATGCTGCATTGTTTGAACCTGTACACGGTTCAGCACCGGATATTGCAGGTCAAGGTATTGCAAATCCGATAGCAATGATGCTTTCAGCCGTTATGATGCTGAGATACATTGGCGAGAATGATGCTGCAGACAGATTTGATGCGGCAATTTTAAAAGTATTAAATGATGCTAATATTTTAACCGGTGATTTAGGAGGCAATGCTTCCACTATGGAAGTTGCCGAAGCGGTTAAAAATAATTTATAA
- a CDS encoding glycosyltransferase has translation MYWFLVILTFLLASVKSAKPKKYQKVSVIIPAYNEEETVAKVVEVIKKVSFVDEIVVVNDGSSDNTEGEALKAGAKVINHEVNKGKGEALFTGYKKVDCDIIAFIDADIYNLTSNKVEAMIRPILEGKTDITKTKFARESGRVTELTAKPLLNFFFPEISFEQPLSGQFAAKKEVLKRINFEKDYGVDVGIVIDADVLGISIMEVDIGAIQHDMSPLADLHLMANEVVRTIINRANKYGRVTMIDDIGYYIRMAIVGLSLIILGLFTIFYVRYIPLIVAILLSIIGIIIAVFYTVKVIIQSIVIFRKTSKTNLFRSFIRIHFPMIISVIILLLMISTFIGSAHFDNGVLSVEPNSRNLIIYADNTARDNAITARGPFTIDVAIENESSQIRLPSDAMMTLGIKSNDTLVINNEIYTVNDTRSGEPDVIRLPNEVKKALDVQTGSVIQNSRLNQIFEGVGVLHHLESSNENATLIEKLTISSRDKEACNFEVFIDNESVANSFGIFRDESTYDIAVNDEVVQTVTYYNNTFSDCNFTYNGHNIYIDFVDRNNTAIKQFVRSEQGNFLNLYI, from the coding sequence GTGTATTGGTTTTTAGTTATTCTGACTTTTCTTTTAGCCAGTGTAAAATCTGCAAAACCTAAAAAATATCAGAAGGTTTCAGTTATTATACCGGCATACAATGAGGAAGAAACTGTTGCCAAAGTCGTTGAAGTAATCAAAAAGGTGTCGTTTGTAGATGAAATCGTTGTTGTCAATGACGGATCAAGCGACAATACCGAAGGCGAAGCTTTAAAGGCAGGCGCAAAAGTAATCAACCATGAAGTTAACAAGGGAAAGGGTGAAGCATTATTTACAGGTTATAAGAAGGTAGACTGTGATATTATAGCCTTTATAGATGCAGATATCTATAACCTGACTTCCAATAAGGTTGAAGCCATGATTAGGCCTATCCTTGAAGGTAAAACCGATATTACAAAAACTAAATTTGCCCGTGAAAGCGGACGTGTAACTGAACTAACTGCAAAACCGCTTCTTAATTTCTTTTTCCCGGAAATTTCATTTGAACAGCCTTTAAGCGGTCAGTTTGCAGCAAAAAAAGAAGTTTTAAAAAGAATTAATTTTGAAAAGGACTATGGTGTTGACGTAGGAATCGTTATTGATGCTGATGTGCTGGGAATTTCAATTATGGAAGTGGACATTGGTGCAATTCAGCATGACATGTCTCCATTGGCCGATTTGCATTTGATGGCTAATGAGGTTGTAAGAACAATTATCAACCGTGCAAACAAGTACGGTAGAGTGACAATGATAGATGACATCGGATACTACATTCGAATGGCAATTGTGGGACTTTCCCTAATCATTCTCGGACTGTTCACAATATTCTATGTCAGATACATCCCATTGATTGTTGCAATACTTCTTAGTATAATCGGAATTATAATAGCCGTTTTCTATACTGTCAAAGTTATTATACAGTCAATCGTCATATTCAGAAAGACTTCGAAGACCAATCTGTTCAGGTCTTTTATCAGAATCCATTTTCCAATGATTATTTCAGTAATCATCCTTCTTTTAATGATTTCAACATTTATAGGTTCCGCTCATTTTGACAATGGTGTTCTGTCAGTTGAACCAAACTCAAGAAACCTGATTATTTATGCTGACAATACCGCCAGAGACAATGCAATTACCGCAAGAGGACCGTTTACAATTGATGTTGCTATTGAAAATGAATCTTCGCAAATAAGGCTTCCTTCAGATGCCATGATGACGCTTGGTATAAAATCCAACGATACGCTGGTAATCAACAATGAAATTTACACTGTAAACGATACCCGTAGCGGTGAACCTGACGTTATCAGATTACCTAATGAAGTGAAAAAAGCATTGGATGTTCAAACAGGTTCTGTTATTCAAAATAGCCGTTTAAATCAAATATTTGAAGGAGTAGGAGTGCTTCACCATTTAGAAAGCAGCAATGAGAATGCAACTCTTATTGAAAAGCTGACAATTTCCTCAAGGGATAAGGAAGCATGCAACTTTGAAGTATTCATAGATAACGAATCTGTAGCAAATTCATTTGGAATATTCAGGGACGAATCAACCTATGACATTGCAGTTAACGATGAGGTAGTCCAAACAGTAACATACTACAACAATACATTTAGTGACTGTAATTTCACATACAACGGCCACAACATATACATAGATTTTGTTGATAGAAACAATACTGCCATAAAACAATTCGTAAGATCAGAACAGGGCAATTTCCTTAATTTATACATTTAA